The Cheilinus undulatus linkage group 2, ASM1832078v1, whole genome shotgun sequence genome has a window encoding:
- the LOC121517147 gene encoding olfactory receptor 13C5-like has translation MDRKMNVSYITLGGYVGLEKYSYVYFLIILTVYILIICFNATIVWLIVTHQSLHEPMYIFIAALLINSLLFSTSIYPKLLVDVLSEKQVISHSVCHFQFFLSYSAGASEFLLLSAMAFDRYVSICKPLQYPVIMRKTSVIALLVLAWFLPVCQFAGHAILSAQRKLCSVVLNGIFCNNSLFKLHCVTSNVTTTYGLIIFLNLVICPFLYIIFTYTKILIVSYRSCREVRRKAAQTCLPHLLVLVNFCLLGTYDILKIRLESHISKTARLILTLQLILYHPLFNPIIYGLKMKKIYKHLRGLFVKVKCFQISLNVFTRRD, from the coding sequence ATGGACAGAAAGATGAATGTGTCGTATATTACTCTAGGTGGGTATGTAGGACTAGAGAAATATAGCTATGTTTATTTTCTGATCATTCTCactgtttatattttaatcatCTGCTTTAATGCAACTATTGTATGGCTGATTGTGACTCACCAAAGCCTGCATGAACCcatgtatattttcattgcagcACTGCTAATCAACTCTCTTCTCTTCAGCACTTCTATCTACCCAAAGCTGTTGGTTGATGTTTTATCTGAGAAACAGGTCATATCACATTCAGTGTGCCACTTTCAGTTTTTCCTGTCTTACTCTGCTGGTGCATCTGAGTTCTTACTGCTGTCAGCCATGGCCTTTGACAGATATGTGTCCATATGCAAACCTCTGCAGTATCCAGTTATAATGAGGAAAACTTCTGTTATTGCTCTCTTAGTTCTGGCttggtttctgcctgtttgtcaGTTTGCTGGACATGCCATATTAAGTGCACAAAGAAAACTCTGCAGCGTGGTCTTAAATGGAATCTTCTGCAACAATTCTCTGTTCAAGCTTCACTGTGTGACCTCAAATGTAACAACTACATATGGATTAATCATCTTTCTAAATCTTGTAATCTGTCCTTTCCTCTACATCATTTTCACATACACAAAGATCCTCATAGTGTCCTACAGAAGCTGTCGAGAAGTCAGGAGGAAAGCTGCTCAGACGTGTTTACCTCACCTGCTGGTTTTAGTTAATTTCTGTCTGCTGGGCACATATGATATACTTAAAATCAGACTGGAATCTCACATTTCTAAAACTGCACGTTTGATATTGACCTTACAGCTGATTTTGTACCATCCTCTCTTTAATCCGATTATATATGGacttaaaatgaagaaaatttacAAACACCTCAGAGGACTGTTTgttaaagtgaaatgttttcaaatttctTTGAATGTGTTCACCAGACGTGATtga
- the LOC121517153 gene encoding olfactory receptor 13C2-like, translating into MQPKMNVSYITLGGYVGLEKYSYVYFLIILTVYILIICFNATIVWLIVTHQNLHEPMYIFIAALLINSLLFSTSIYPKLLVDVLSETQVISHPMCHFQFFLSYSSGGSEFLLLSAMAFDRYVSICKPLQYPVIMRKTSVIALLVLAWFLPAGQEVGFTILSAQSKFCSLVLNGIFCNNSLFKLHCVNSSVFTILGVIIFLNLGVCPLLYIIFTYTKILIVSYRSCGEVRRKAAQTCLPHLLVLVNFFLSVIYEFFKVRLESHISKTARLIMTLQLLLYHPLFNPIIYGLKMKEVYKHIKGLFAKV; encoded by the exons ATGCAGCCTA AGATGAATGTGTCGTATATAACTCTAGGTGGGTATGTAGGACTAGAGAAATATAGCTATGTTTATTTTCTGATCATTCTCactgtttatattttaatcatCTGCTTTAATGCAACTATTGTATGGCTGATTGTGACTCACCAAAACCTGCATGAACCcatgtatattttcattgcagcACTGCTAATCAACTCTCTTCTCTTCAGCACTTCTATCTACCCAAAGCTGTTGGTTGATGTTTTATCTGAGACACAGGTCATATCACATCCAATGTGCCACTTTCAGTTTTTCCTGTCTTACTCTTCAGGTGGTTCagagtttttactgctgtcaGCCATGGCCTTTGACAGATATGTGTCCATATGTAAACCTCTGCAGTATCCAGTTATTATGAGGAAAACTTCTGTTATTGCTCTCTTAGTCCTAGCTTGGTTTCTGCCTGCTGGTCAGGAGGTTGGGTTCACTATATTAAGTGCACAAAGTAAATTCTGCAGCTTGGTCTTAAATGGAATCTTCTGCAACAATTCTCTGTTTAAGCTTCACTGTGTGAACTCAAGTGTATTTACTATACTTGGGGTGATAATCTTTCTAAATCTTGGAGTTTGTCCTTTACTCTACATCATTTTCACATACACAAAGATCCTCATAGTGTCCTACAGAAGCTGTGGAGAAGTCAGGAGGAAAGCTGCTCAGACGTGTTTACCTCACCTGCTGGTTTTGGTTAATTTCTTTTTGTCAGTCATTTATGAATTCTTTAAAGTCAGACTGGAGTCACATATTTCTAAAACTGCACGTTTAATAATGaccttgcagctgttgctgtaTCACCCTCTCTTTAATCCGATTATAtatggactgaaaatgaaagaagtttATAAACACATCAAGGGGTTGTTTGCTAaagtttaa